The sequence CCCTATCCTTCATTTTGGGAACAATGTGAGTTCACGAATCCTAAACCACATTAAGATTTTACATTGAACAATCAAATAAGTTCCAAAAATAATAAGAAGCAATATTTTCCTATTGATACCGCACAACAATTTAATTTcatcttctttttaatataatatgCAGCTCTCTTCAGTCTGGTTCATTTAAAAACTTATATAATAACACaataaaaataaatgaaaaaacGATTTAATTGTTGATACACACCACCATAATCAACAAATTAAACCAATAACACTACTGCATATTACACAAAATACGTGCAAAACTCGAAGGTcaaacagaaaaagaaaaatgaattcAGTGTACATATGATGTGTTGCATTGCATCGATCACTCTCAACTCATCTGGTTAGTACTGCTGCATGCTGCACTCGGGCGGAACCGTGCCGTTGTACCTCTTGCCGTCGGCGCAGTAGTCGTAGATGGTGTAGCCGAGCTGCACGGCGCGCATCTGCCGCAGCTGCGCCTTGCTCAGCTGGCACAGGTCCGGCGCGGCGTACCAGTTGGCCGGCGACGCGCAGCTCTCCGGGCacctggcggcgccgccgccggaggtggcGCAGTCGCAGACTTGCAAGTTGATGTCGCGGTACTCGGCGACAAAGGGCGCCTTGGTCCAGTCCGTCTTGACGCGGCCGCCCTGCGTGGCCCAGTCCTCCGCCGCCCAGATGCTGGAGAAGGCGTACATCTGCCGCCGCGTCGGGAACGGGACGCCCTGCGCCGAGTAGTTCCGGAACACGCGGATCGGGATGCTGTCGATGAACCACCTGCATCATGAGTTCATAACGATGAGCGTGCAGGTCAATGTCGTCGGCAATCTCTCGTCCATGCTATGGTTGTTGAATTTCGACGGCACGCACTGATCGTTGATAAAGAATACGCTAGGAATGCAGAACCTACGCGATCATGCACTCGTTCCAGAAGATGGTGTAGTTGTGGTAGTCCGCGGTGGGATCGAACCACGGCCGGAACTGCATCTCCTTCTGGCCGACGCCGTCGGCGAAGACGTTGGTGTGGACGGTGTAGGGCTGGCCGGTCTCGTTGCCCAGGAACTCGAAGTCGATCTCGTCGTGATTGTCGCCGATGGACGACGTCTGTTCATGTTCGGATACAACCACAACTGTGCATCATGAATAACTGAACTACTGATGAATGTGATGATGATTACGATGATTAATTGAttatgatgatggtgatggaggaGGAGATACTAATCTACAGTTGCTGTTGGATGACTACTCACGTAGTAGGTGGTGACGGTGCCGGCCGAGTTGCCCTTGACCAGCTTGATCCGAGTCGAGACGCTGCCGAAGATGAACTGCTTCTTGGTCCGGAGCATGCAGCCTGACGACAGACATGGATACAGATCAGAAGGCACGCATGACATACTGACATTGCAGTAGTACAACGAGCAGAAGGCACTTGCGAAATGATGAAAATCTCTGCACAAAAAGTATACCAGAGGAGTTGCTGACGAGGGAGAGCGTGAGGTGGTTGCCCCCCTCGTCCATCTTGGCGTTCTGCGGCTCCCACGTGATGTCGCAGTCGTCCCGGAAGTTGGCGCCGACGAGCCCGACCTCCAGCGCGACGGCCACCaacgcgacggcggcgacaaGAGCCGCCTTCGCCGGACTCGCCATGCTTAGACTTCGATCGTGCGCCTTCCTTTCTCAattctattttttaaaaaaagtttctCAATTCGAATTGATAGATCGATGCGTTTCTGTGCTGACAGCTTGTCAGAAACGTTGAGGAGCTTTGCTTACATATATAGCAGCCTGCTAAGATCGATCTCGTTTGGGGGTGTTTGAGAGTTTCTGGCACGCATGTAGTGTAGGCGCGCAGAACAAGATTGACATTTCAGTTCAAAGGATATTTAATTTTTGCCAGCTTCGTTTTTCGAATTATTTGAATAATACTCTGACGGCATCGTTATTGATTTGTTGGTCTTCATTATTCTTGGCAGGGTTAGTGCTAGGCATGCAAAGCTGCGAGCACAAGAGTTGTTTGATTTTTGCTGGCTGGACAGGTAAGCAATGACCAGGCAAGGGCGACGTCGCGACGACTACTTCTGGACTAGTGCTTGCCCTTAACTCGGGCAGGCGCCGGTTGGTCAATGGTCTCAATGGCCATTGCTGTTATTGTCACTTGTCAGGGCGGGCATAAAACATGGTGAAAGCATTTGATTAAAAATGAATTAGTAAAGCCACAACTGATTTTGGCTTAAAATATGCACACAGCAGGAATTAGTGAAAGCAATGGTTTGGTAGGAGTGACTGGATCAAAACAAATGTTAATCAGGCCGACAACTTCTACTGATTGTATATAATAATGACAGGAGTGAAATGCATGGGGGTCCTTAAATTTGTAGTGCTGTGTCGAATAGGTCCATCAACTTTGAAAACACATTTTTGGGTCCCTAATCTAATTGAGTCGTGCACCACAGGTCCAAAGCGCGACTGGAGCACTTTTTGTCAACGTGGCCACGCCAACGTGGCGTCCGCCTGGTTTTGGGGCACGTGAGGGGAGTGGGTTGGCGTGGTCATTTTGCAAGTTGGCCCCTATTTTCCATTGGCTTGACATAAGTCGCCCTCTACTCCCCTCGAGTTCGTCGAGGGTTGGGAGAAGCGACCAAGAACGGCGGGGACGGCGATCAGGCGGAATCGGTGGTGAAGTCAGAGGAagcagggaggaagaaggatcGAGGGGCATCTGTGCCACGCGGCATCCATCGATGACTACGGCCGCGGCGAATCGGGGTCATGGCGCCTTCGTTGCGGCGGGAAGGTGATCCGCCACCCGTGTATGGTGAGTTAATCGGAACCCTAACCAGTGAAATGGGTGTTTGTTTGGTATTGCTGGGTGGATGTATTGGTAGGTTTGAGCCAAAATCAACAATTTTGAGTTGGTTAGGGTTTTGATTTGTACCATTTTTTTGCACTGTGAAATCGAAAGAACTGAAACTTTGA comes from Panicum virgatum strain AP13 chromosome 4K, P.virgatum_v5, whole genome shotgun sequence and encodes:
- the LOC120703498 gene encoding probable xyloglucan endotransglucosylase/hydrolase protein 26, which encodes MASPAKAALVAAVALVAVALEVGLVGANFRDDCDITWEPQNAKMDEGGNHLTLSLVSNSSGCMLRTKKQFIFGSVSTRIKLVKGNSAGTVTTYYTSSIGDNHDEIDFEFLGNETGQPYTVHTNVFADGVGQKEMQFRPWFDPTADYHNYTIFWNECMIAWFIDSIPIRVFRNYSAQGVPFPTRRQMYAFSSIWAAEDWATQGGRVKTDWTKAPFVAEYRDINLQVCDCATSGGGAARCPESCASPANWYAAPDLCQLSKAQLRQMRAVQLGYTIYDYCADGKRYNGTVPPECSMQQY